The Leptospira terpstrae serovar Hualin str. LT 11-33 = ATCC 700639 genome includes a region encoding these proteins:
- the gltX gene encoding glutamate--tRNA ligase produces MTEVRTRFAPSPSGFLHVGGARTALFNYLYAKAKKGKFLLRIEDTDQDRSTEASFKIILESLKWLGMEWDEGPGVGGPNGPYTQSERIHIYNEYTDKLISEKKAYRCFCSAEELEGKKKQADAMGIPYIYDGKCSGLTESEIQSQIEKKIPYTVRFKTPHKIVIVDDMIQGKVKFESKLIGDFIIVKSDGFPSYNYAVVIDDALMKITHVIRGVGHLSNTPRQILIFEAFGFPLPRFAHASEIVGTDGKKLSKRAGATSVLAFRDLGYSSDTMRNYMALLGWTSPDGKEYMSDDELCSVFDVERCSKSPATFDVFKKLKEEEKETVDFNKLSLLGLAEYLNPKSKLNWMSNKYIRDVKIETLGKELEPFLKDCQIPDAYKQGTNPQLLSILDSVRVYLDRLIQAPPYIEEFFLENLQFENEEAKQLVLEGNGKAVVSAFYQYVKAHALVTPDEYKEAMAKAGESTGEKGRTLFMPIRAITTGKSHGLELPILFSLLGQEKLVKRMEQLAMALGITV; encoded by the coding sequence ATGACAGAAGTTCGTACTCGCTTTGCCCCTTCCCCATCGGGATTTCTCCATGTAGGAGGAGCAAGAACTGCCCTATTCAATTATTTATACGCGAAAGCAAAAAAAGGAAAGTTTTTACTTCGTATCGAAGACACCGACCAAGACAGATCTACCGAAGCTTCTTTCAAAATCATCTTAGAATCTTTAAAGTGGTTGGGAATGGAATGGGATGAAGGTCCTGGTGTAGGTGGTCCGAACGGTCCGTACACTCAGTCCGAAAGAATTCATATCTATAATGAATACACAGACAAACTAATTTCTGAAAAGAAGGCCTATCGTTGTTTTTGTTCTGCAGAAGAATTGGAAGGCAAAAAAAAACAAGCCGATGCCATGGGAATTCCTTATATCTATGATGGGAAATGTTCTGGTTTAACAGAATCTGAAATTCAATCCCAAATTGAGAAAAAAATTCCTTATACCGTACGTTTCAAAACTCCTCATAAAATTGTGATCGTAGATGATATGATCCAAGGAAAAGTAAAGTTTGAATCCAAACTCATTGGTGACTTTATCATTGTGAAATCGGACGGATTCCCTTCGTATAACTATGCCGTGGTGATTGACGATGCCCTCATGAAAATCACTCACGTAATCCGGGGAGTGGGACATCTTTCCAACACACCACGTCAAATTTTGATCTTTGAAGCGTTTGGATTTCCATTGCCTCGATTTGCTCATGCCAGTGAAATCGTAGGAACCGATGGGAAAAAACTTTCCAAACGTGCCGGTGCCACCTCTGTACTTGCCTTTCGCGACTTAGGTTATTCTAGTGATACCATGCGAAATTACATGGCTTTACTTGGTTGGACTTCACCTGATGGGAAGGAATACATGAGTGACGATGAACTTTGTTCCGTCTTTGATGTGGAACGTTGCTCCAAATCTCCTGCTACCTTCGATGTTTTTAAAAAACTAAAAGAAGAAGAAAAGGAAACGGTTGATTTTAATAAACTATCACTCCTTGGACTTGCAGAATACCTGAACCCAAAATCAAAACTCAATTGGATGTCGAATAAGTACATTCGTGATGTGAAAATTGAAACTTTGGGAAAGGAACTCGAACCATTCTTGAAAGATTGTCAAATCCCGGATGCCTACAAACAAGGAACCAATCCACAACTCCTCTCCATTTTAGATTCCGTTCGTGTGTATTTGGACCGCCTCATCCAAGCACCACCCTACATTGAAGAATTCTTTTTAGAAAATCTCCAATTTGAAAATGAAGAGGCCAAACAACTGGTTTTGGAAGGAAACGGCAAAGCAGTAGTATCTGCATTTTACCAATATGTCAAGGCCCATGCCTTAGTGACTCCCGATGAATACAAAGAAGCTATGGCAAAGGCAGGGGAAAGTACAGGCGAAAAAGGAAGGACCCTTTTTATGCCGATCCGAGCCATTACCACGGGGAAATCCCACGGGTTAGAACTACCAATTCTCTTTAGCCTCCTCGGCCAAGAGAAGTTAGTCAAACGGATGGAACAGCTCGCAATGGCCTTGGGGATCACGGTTTAG